The genomic window CTCGACCCCGATGACCCTCAGATCCTGCATCTCGCACGCCTTTCCACCGTCGTGTCCTGGCCAGAAGCGTCCCACGTCAGAGGCGTGTTCCCGGGAATGGAACGGGCGTGCCGCGAGTTCCTCCAGGGCGGCCGAGAGGCCCCTTCGGCGGGTTTGCTATTCGACAACGAGTGATGCAAACTGTGCCCGCCGAATTCGGTACACGAACTTCGGTACACGAACTATTGAAGAACTGGATGGGCATGGCCACCGACTACGACGCACCTCGCAAGAACGACGACGACGGCTCGGAGTCGATCGAGGGGCTCAAGGAGCGCACCCCCGACAAGACCACCGGAGTGATCGACGACGACGCGGACAACCCGGGCTCGTTCGAGCTCGCCGGCCAGGACCTGTCCGACCTCGACCTCGACGTGGTCGTCCTGCCCCCGCAGGTGGACGAGTTCACCTGCGTCGAGTGCTTCCTGGTGAAGCACCGCTCGCAGCTCGACCACGAGACCAAGCTCGGCGCTATCTGCCGGGAGTGCGCTGCCTGAGCGCCTCCAGGCGACGGACGACCTCGTCGGGCCGTCGCGTCGACACCAACCAGTAGGGTGCGGGATCCGTCTCGTCGGTGAGGGAGATCCTCACCACCGGCCTCACCCAGCCACGGAAGAGGGTCCAGGCTCGCGCGTCGAGCCTGGGCCCTCTCTGCTGTGTGGCCTCGGCTCCCGAGAAGCCCCGCACCTCGCCGATCTCGTGCGGGAAGAGGCGGGCGCGCCCGGCGGAGAAGCCCTCGTCGTCGATGGTGAGCACCGGCGAGGTGAAGACGAGGGCGACCACGGTCGCCGCGTAGAAGAGCACGGCCACGACCACGCCGACGAGCTGGTCGATCGGCAGGAAGACGAGCAGCGTCGCCGGCACCACCAGGGCGGTCGCGACGAAGACGGTGGCCGGCGGCGTGAGCCGTTCGCGGTACGGGTTCATGGGTCCATTCGACCAGACTTCTGCACTAGCCTCGACACGTGACCCCGACCCTCGACGTCCTCTTCACGGCCGACCGAGCCGGCGCCTCCTCGTCCCAGGGCGACCAGGCACCTCGCTACGCGCACCCGGGGGACGCCGGCGCCGACCTGCTCTCGTCCGAGGCGCTCGTCCTCCGCGCAGGGCACCGTGCCCTCGTGGGCACGGGCGTGTCGATCGCTCTGCCCGACGGCCACGCGGCCTTCGTCGTCCCGCGCAGCGGGCTGGCCGCCAAGCACGGCATCACCGTGGTGAACAGCCCCGGAACGGTCGACGCGGGCTACCGCGGCGAGATCAAGGTCACGCTCCTGAACACCGACCTCGAGTCGGACCACCAGATCGAGGTGGGCGACAAGATCGCCCAGCTCGTCGTCGTGCCCGTCGTCAGGGCCGTCTTCGTCCCCGTCGACGAGCTGCCGGAGAGCAGCCGGGGCACGGGCGGCTTCGGCTCGACGGGCTACGCACACACCACCGGAGGCACCGCATCATGAGGAAGTCGAAGCGCGAGGCGCAGCAGCTGGCCGAGATCGAGGTCGAGACCGCCGACGTGACCGACGTCGAGGTCGACATCGAGGGCCTGGACGACGCGGAGGTCGAGGTGTTCGACGACTCGAAGTCGGCACCGGCCGACCGGGCCGACGAGGGCCCGCTCGACGAGACCGAGGCCAACCCCGTCCGCCCCTACGTCGACCTCGGCGGGGTGAAGATCGTCCCCCGCGACGGCCTGCACCTGCGGCTCGAGGTGGAGGAGGGCAGCAAGCGCGTCGTCGCGGTCGGCCTCGACTTCGCGAAGTCGACCTTGCAGGTCCAGCCCTTCGCGGCTCCGCGCACCACGGGCCTCTGGAACGAGATCCGCGAGCAGATCAGCGAGCAGATCCAGAAGCAGGGCGGCACGACCACCGAGGTCGACGGCCCCTTCGGCCCCGAGGTCCGCGCCGAGATCCCGCTGATGGGCGGCGACCCCGGCAGCACGCGCCTGGCGCGGTTCATCGGCGTCGACGGCCCGCGCTGGTTCCTCCGCGGCGTGATCGCCGGCGACGCCACCGTCGACGACGAGGCGGCCGCCAAGATCGAGGAGCTGTTCCGCAGCATCGTCGTCGTCCGCGGCACCACCCCGATGCCTCCCCGCGAGCTCATCCCGCTCAGCATGCCGAAGCCGAGCGCGGTCGACGCGTCCGCGGGCGCCGCCGACGAGGCCTGACCCTCGTGCAGAGCGACGGGGCGGCCCGGCCCGACGACGAGCGACCTGGGCCCGGCGACGAGTCGCCCCTCGACGACCCGCGCGTCTCGCTGGCAGCCCAGCTGCGCGCCGCCGCCCAGAAGGCCGGCATCGGGCAGGTCGCACCCGGTGAGGTGCCCACCGCCTCCGCTCTCCTGACGGCCATCGGCGGGGTCCGCGGCCTGGCGGAGTCGATCGTCCCCGGGCTGGGCTTCGTGGTCGTGTACACGATCACCGGCGAGCTGCTGCCGTCGGTGCTGATCCCCGTCGCCCTCGCCGTGCTCTTCGTCCTCTCCAGGGCCGTGCAGCGCGGTCCGGTCGCGCAGGCCCTCGCCGGCGTGCTCGGCGTCGCGTTGTCGGCCGGGATCGCCCTGCTGAGCGGCCGCGCCGAGGGCAACTTCGTGCCCGGCGTCGTCATCAACGCGATCTCGCTCCTGGCGATGGTCGTCAGCATCGCCGTCCGCTGGCCACTGGTCGGCATCGTCGTCGGCCTCCTGACGAACGAGGGAGGCGCGTGGCGGCAGGACCGTGCCAAGCGCCGCGTCCTCGTGCTCGTCACCTGGCTGTGGGCCGGGCTATTCGCGGCCCGCCTCGCGGTGCAGCTCCCGCTCCTGCTGAGCGGCCAGGTCACGGCGCTCGCCACCCTGAAGCTGCTGATGGGCGTGCCGCTCTACGCCGGCCTGCTCTGGGTCACGTGGCTGCTCGTCCGGACCGTCTACCGAGCGCGAGCCTCGGGCGACGACGAGGTCGACGCGCGAGGCGCCGTCAGCTAGTCCACCGCCTCCGGTGCTAGGTTTGTCTCGACATCAAGACAGTTCGACGACAGGCGCCCCTGCATCCGTCGACGACTTAGGCTGACCTCGCTGGTGCGGTCCCTCGTCGTCGGGTGATGATGAGGGCGAAGTCCAGCAAGGGAGACGGCACGTGTCTGCAATCAACAGCTTCAGCTCGAAAGACGTCCTGACGGTCGGCGGCACCGACTACGAGGTCTACCGCATCGACGCGGTGGACGGCTCGCAGAAGTTGCCGTTCAGCCTCAAGGTCCTGCTCGAGAACCTGCTCCGCACCGAGGACGGCGCGAACGTCACGGGCGACCAGATCCGCGCCCTCGGCTCGTGGCAGCCGACGGCCGAGCCCGACACCGAGATCCAGTTCTCGCCGGCGCGCGTCGTCATGCAGGACTTCACGGGCGTGCCCTGCATCGTCGACCTCGCGACGATGCGGGAGGCGGTCTCCGCCCTCGGCGGCGACCCCACCAAGATCAACCCCCTGGCCCCGGCCGAGCTCGTGATCGACCACTCGGTGATCGCCGACCTCTTCGGCTCCGCCGACGCCCTCGAGCGGAACGTCGAGATCGAGTACGAGCGCAACGGCGAGCGGTACCAGTTCCTCCGCTGGGGCCAGACGGCCTTCGACGACTTCAAGGTCGTCCCGCCCGGCACCGGGATCGTGCACCAGGTCAACATCGAGTACCTGGCCCGCGTCACCTACAGCCGCGAGGTCGGCGGGGTCCTCCAGGCCTACCCCGACACGCTCGTCGGCACCGACTCGCACACGACCATGGTCAACGGCCTCGGCGTCCTCGGCTGGGGCGTCGGCGGCATCGAGGCCGAGGCGGCCATGCTGGGCCAGCCCGTCTCGATGCTCATCCCCAAGGTCGTGGGCTTCAAGCTCAGCGGCTCCATCCCCACCGGTGTCACCGCGACCGACGTCGTGCTGACCATCACGCAGCAGCTGCGTCGCCACGGCGTCGTGGGCAAGTTCGTCGAGTTCTACGGCGACGGCGTCGCCGAGGTGCCCCTGGCGAACCGCGCCACGATCGGCAACATGAGCCCGGAGTTCGGCTCGACGGCCGCCATCTTCCCGATCGACGACGTCACGCTCGACTACCTCCGCCTCACCGGGCGCAGCGACGAGCAGATCGAGCTCGTCGAGAAGTACGCGAAGCTCCAGGGCCTCTGGCACGACCCCTCGGTCGAGCCGGTCTTCAGCGAGTACCTCGAGCTCGACCTCGCGACCGTCGTCCCGTCGATCGCCGGCCCGAAGCGCCCGCAGGACAGGATCGAGCTGACGAACGCCAAGAGCCAGTTCGGCGTCGACCTCGACAACTACGCCACGACCGACCACTCGATGGTCGACGCCGCGGTCGAGGGCACGTTCCCGGCCTCCGACCCCGTGGGCTTCACCGCCGAGGACGAAGAGTCGTCGCACGCCCACTCGCACTCGCACACCTCGCACGCCCCGTCGACGGTGTCGAAGCCGACCCAGGTCGCCCTCGACGACGGCTCGACCTTCACGCTCGACCACGGTGCGGTCGCCATCGCGGCCATCACGTCGTGCACCAACACGTCGAACCCCTCGGTGATGCTCGCGGCCGGCCTGCTCGCCCGCAACGCCAGCCAGAAGGGCCTCAAGGCCAAGCCGTGGGTCAAGACGACCCTCGCGCCCGGGTCGAAGGTCGTCACCGACTACTACGAGAAGGCCGGTCTCACCAGCTACCTCGAGGACCTGGGCTTCTACACCGTCGGCTACGGCTGCACGACCTGCATCGGCAACTCGGGCCCGCTGCTGGACGAGATCTCGACCGCCGTGCAGGACAACGACCTCGCCGTCACAGCTGTCCTCTCGGGCAACCGCAACTTCGAGGGCCGCATCAACCCCGACGTCAAGATGAACTACCTGGCGAGCCCGCCGCTGGTCATCGCCTACGCCCTGGCCGGGTCGATGAACTTCGACTTCGAGAACGACGCCCTCGGCACCTCGACCGACGGCAGCGACGTCTACCTGCGCGACATCTGGCCCGACGCGGCCGAGGTGCAGTCGACCATCGACTCGTCGATCGACACCGACATGTTCACGCACGAGTACGCCGGCGTCTTCGACGGCGACGAGCGCTGGCGTTCGCTGCCGACGCCCACGGGCGCGACCTTCGAGTGGGACCCGGAGTCGACCTACGTCCGGAAGCCCCCGTACTTCGAGGGCATGACGCTCGAGACCACCCCGGTGACGGACATCGTCGGCGCCCGCGTCCTCGCGAAGCTCGGCGACTCGGTCACGACCGACCACATCAGCCCCGCCGGCTCGATCAAGTCGGACAGCCCGGCCGGCCACTACCTGGCCGAGCACGGCGTCGACCGCAAGGACTTCAACTCCTACGGCTCGCGTCGCGGCAACCACGAGATCATGATCCGTGGGACCTTCGCCAACATCCGGCTGCGCAACCAGCTCCTGGACGGCGTCGAGGGCGGCTACACGCGTGACTTCACGCAGGCCGACGCGCCCCAGTCGTTCATCTACGACGCGAGCGCCCGGTACCAGGAGCAGGGCACGCCCCTCGTCATCCTCGGCGGCAAGGAGTACGGCTCCGGCTCGTCGCGCGACTGGGCGGCCAAGGGAACGAGCCTCCTCGGCGTCAAGGCAGTCATCACCGAGAGCTTCGAGCGGATCCACCGTTCGAACCTGATCGGCATGGGCGTCGTCCCGCTGCAGTTCCCGGCGGGCGAGACCTGGGAGTCGCTGGGCCTCGACGGGACCGAGTCGATCAGCATCCACGGGCTCGAGCAGCTGAACGAGGGCACGACGCCCAAGACCGTGCACGTCACCGCCGAGCCGACCGAGCACTCGGCCGACGGCGCCAGCACGATCGAGTTCGACGCCGTCGTCCGGATCGACACGCCGGGCGAGGCCGACTACTACCGCAACGGCGGCATCCTGCAGTACGTGCTGCGCAGCCTGGTCTAGCCCGTTCCCGAGGCCCTCGACGTCGTGTCCGCACGACGCCGGGGGCCTCCCGGCGTTCCCGGCGGTCCGCGCCTAAACTGAGGGTCGCCGCCTCCGGGCTGCCGGAAAGGAAATCCCGATGAGCATCCTCGAGACGATCAAGGGTCCCCGCGACCTCGATCACCTCACCGACCAGCAGATGATCGCGCTGGCCGCCGAGATCCGCCGCTTCCTCGTGACCGAGGTCTCCAAGACCGGCGGGCACCTGGGGCCGAACCTCGGCGTGGTCGAGCTGACGCTCGCGATGCACCGGGTCTTCGAGTCGCCGCACGACGCCTTCGTCTTCGACACCGGTCACCAGTCGTACGTGCACAAGCTCGTCACCGGCCGACAGGACTTCAGCGGGCTGCGGCTGCGCGGCGGCCTCGCCGGCTACCCGCAGCGCTCCGAGTCCGAGCACGACATCGTCGAGAGCTCGCACGCGTCCAGCAGC from Frigoribacterium sp. PvP032 includes these protein-coding regions:
- a CDS encoding DUF3159 domain-containing protein, whose amino-acid sequence is MQSDGAARPDDERPGPGDESPLDDPRVSLAAQLRAAAQKAGIGQVAPGEVPTASALLTAIGGVRGLAESIVPGLGFVVVYTITGELLPSVLIPVALAVLFVLSRAVQRGPVAQALAGVLGVALSAGIALLSGRAEGNFVPGVVINAISLLAMVVSIAVRWPLVGIVVGLLTNEGGAWRQDRAKRRVLVLVTWLWAGLFAARLAVQLPLLLSGQVTALATLKLLMGVPLYAGLLWVTWLLVRTVYRARASGDDEVDARGAVS
- the acnA gene encoding aconitate hydratase AcnA, yielding MSAINSFSSKDVLTVGGTDYEVYRIDAVDGSQKLPFSLKVLLENLLRTEDGANVTGDQIRALGSWQPTAEPDTEIQFSPARVVMQDFTGVPCIVDLATMREAVSALGGDPTKINPLAPAELVIDHSVIADLFGSADALERNVEIEYERNGERYQFLRWGQTAFDDFKVVPPGTGIVHQVNIEYLARVTYSREVGGVLQAYPDTLVGTDSHTTMVNGLGVLGWGVGGIEAEAAMLGQPVSMLIPKVVGFKLSGSIPTGVTATDVVLTITQQLRRHGVVGKFVEFYGDGVAEVPLANRATIGNMSPEFGSTAAIFPIDDVTLDYLRLTGRSDEQIELVEKYAKLQGLWHDPSVEPVFSEYLELDLATVVPSIAGPKRPQDRIELTNAKSQFGVDLDNYATTDHSMVDAAVEGTFPASDPVGFTAEDEESSHAHSHSHTSHAPSTVSKPTQVALDDGSTFTLDHGAVAIAAITSCTNTSNPSVMLAAGLLARNASQKGLKAKPWVKTTLAPGSKVVTDYYEKAGLTSYLEDLGFYTVGYGCTTCIGNSGPLLDEISTAVQDNDLAVTAVLSGNRNFEGRINPDVKMNYLASPPLVIAYALAGSMNFDFENDALGTSTDGSDVYLRDIWPDAAEVQSTIDSSIDTDMFTHEYAGVFDGDERWRSLPTPTGATFEWDPESTYVRKPPYFEGMTLETTPVTDIVGARVLAKLGDSVTTDHISPAGSIKSDSPAGHYLAEHGVDRKDFNSYGSRRGNHEIMIRGTFANIRLRNQLLDGVEGGYTRDFTQADAPQSFIYDASARYQEQGTPLVILGGKEYGSGSSRDWAAKGTSLLGVKAVITESFERIHRSNLIGMGVVPLQFPAGETWESLGLDGTESISIHGLEQLNEGTTPKTVHVTAEPTEHSADGASTIEFDAVVRIDTPGEADYYRNGGILQYVLRSLV
- a CDS encoding DUF4193 domain-containing protein, translating into MATDYDAPRKNDDDGSESIEGLKERTPDKTTGVIDDDADNPGSFELAGQDLSDLDLDVVVLPPQVDEFTCVECFLVKHRSQLDHETKLGAICRECAA
- a CDS encoding DUF3093 domain-containing protein gives rise to the protein MNPYRERLTPPATVFVATALVVPATLLVFLPIDQLVGVVVAVLFYAATVVALVFTSPVLTIDDEGFSAGRARLFPHEIGEVRGFSGAEATQQRGPRLDARAWTLFRGWVRPVVRISLTDETDPAPYWLVSTRRPDEVVRRLEALRQRTPGR
- the dut gene encoding dUTP diphosphatase, which encodes MTPTLDVLFTADRAGASSSQGDQAPRYAHPGDAGADLLSSEALVLRAGHRALVGTGVSIALPDGHAAFVVPRSGLAAKHGITVVNSPGTVDAGYRGEIKVTLLNTDLESDHQIEVGDKIAQLVVVPVVRAVFVPVDELPESSRGTGGFGSTGYAHTTGGTAS
- a CDS encoding DUF3710 domain-containing protein gives rise to the protein MRKSKREAQQLAEIEVETADVTDVEVDIEGLDDAEVEVFDDSKSAPADRADEGPLDETEANPVRPYVDLGGVKIVPRDGLHLRLEVEEGSKRVVAVGLDFAKSTLQVQPFAAPRTTGLWNEIREQISEQIQKQGGTTTEVDGPFGPEVRAEIPLMGGDPGSTRLARFIGVDGPRWFLRGVIAGDATVDDEAAAKIEELFRSIVVVRGTTPMPPRELIPLSMPKPSAVDASAGAADEA